In one Drosophila pseudoobscura strain MV-25-SWS-2005 chromosome X, UCI_Dpse_MV25, whole genome shotgun sequence genomic region, the following are encoded:
- the RpS19a gene encoding 40S ribosomal protein S19a — protein MPGVTVKDIDQHAVTKAVAVFLKKTGKLKVPDQMDIIKTAKFKELAPYDPDWFYVRCASILRHLYHRSPAGVGSITKIYGGRKRNGVHPSHFCRAADGAARKALQALEHARLVEKHPEGGRKLSSIGQRDLDRIANQIVVKQRDAAKQTGPLVISK, from the exons ATGCCAGGTGTCACAGTAAAGGATATTGACCAGCATGCCGTTACCAAGGCAGTTGCCGTCTTCCTCAAGAA GACTGGCAAATTGAAGGTGCCCGACCAGATGGACATCATCAAGACGGCCAAGTTCAAGGAGCTGGCCCCCTACGATCCCGACTGGTTCTATGTGCGTTGCGCCTCGATCCTGCGCCATCTGTATCACCGCAGTCCCGCTGGTGTTGGCTCCATCACCAAGATCTATGGTGGTCGCAAGCGCAACGGTGTCCACCCTTCGCATTTCTGCCGTGCCGCTGACGGTGCCGCCCGTAAGGCTCTCCAGGCCCTCGAGCACGCCCGCCTTGTCGAGAAGCACCCAGAGGGTGGTCGCAAGCTCAGCTCCATCGGACAGCGCGATTTGGATCGCATCGCCAACCAGATTGTGGTCAAGCAGCGCGATGCCGCCAAGCAGACGGGTCCCCTTGTCATTTCCAAGTAA
- the Arp10 gene encoding actin-related protein 10, giving the protein MPIYESVMQDKPPIVLDIGNAYTKLGFAGEAYPRKIMPTEVVLTTTGKTKRLFDYERKEELYDQIVDFLQTIFFKHLLVSPKERKFVVVENIFGQTVVRETLARALFVHFDVSSVLFVPAHLIALSTLAVATAVVVDIGYSETSIMPVFSGVQIMSAFKDQSYGGSAIHAEIKRQLLETGVKESLLTESVLEDIKVRTCFVTTMERAHCRSQGDENQPTPPPSVDYIICDNDTMVQVPGALRETVYEIMFEPNNERDSLPHLILRSILECTLDARKPLVESIFLIGGGSMVQGMLPRLQQELQHLLKNDPYYAERFHGNLQFKFFNSIGKQNFTAWLGGALCGATDLIQTRSLGKETYLKNEHVPDWSNLCDNRHAGS; this is encoded by the exons ATGCCCATCTACGAGAGTGTTATGCAGGATAAGCCCCCAATCGTCTTGGACATTGGAAATGCCTACACAAA GCTGGGCTTTGCTGGGGAGGCGTATCCACGGAAAATCATGCCCACGGAGGTTGTACTGACAACGACGGGGAAAACGAAGCGGCTATTTGACTATGAACGGAAGGAGGAACTCTACGACCAAATCGTAGACTTTTTGCAGACGATATTCTTCAA GCACCTGTTGGTCAGTCCCAAGGAGCGAAAGTTCGTGGTGGTGGAGAACATCTTCGGCCAGACGGTGGTCAGGGAGACGTTGGCGCGGGCACTCTTTGTCCATTTCGATGTCTCATCGGTCCTGTTTGTGCCGGCTCATCTCATAGCGCTGTCGACGCTGGCTGTGGCCACTGCCGTGGTCGTGGACATTGGGTATAGCGAGACTAGCATCATGCCAGTCTTCAGTGGAGTTCAAATCATGTCCGCCTTCAAGGACCAAAGCTATGGAGGCAGTGCCATTCATGCGGAAATAAAACGGCAGCTCTTGGAGACGGGCGTCAAGGAGTCTCTGCTCACAGAGAGCGTCCTGGAGGACATCAAAGTACGTACGTGCTTTGTGACCACCATGGAGCGGGCCCACTGTCGTTCCCAGGGAGACGAAAATCAGCCGACGCCTCCGCCCAGCGTCGACTACATCATCTGTGATAATGATACGATGGTCCAGGTGCCCGGCGCCCTTCGCGAGACCGTCTACGAGATAATGTTCGAGCCGAACAACGAGCGCGACAGCCTGCCGCATCTCATACTGCGCTCCATTCTCGAGTGCACCCTGGACGCTAGGAAGCCCTTGGTCGAAAGCATATTCCTCATCGGCGGCGGCTCCATGGTCCAGGGCATGCTGCCACGGCTccagcaggagctgcagcaccTCCTCAAAAACGATCCCTACTACGCCGAGCGCTTTCACGGTAATCTGCAGTTCAAGTTTTTCAATTCCATTGGCAAGCAGAACTTCACCGCCTGGCTGGGTGGCGCCCTGTGTGGCGCCACAGATCTCATCCAAACACGATCCCTGGGCAAGGAGACGTACCTGAAGAACGAGCATGTCCCCGACTGGAGCAATCTCTGTGATAATCGGCATGCGGGCTCGTAA
- the Ranbp21 gene encoding exportin-5, with protein sequence MAHQAGTEALAAELAKAVEVIMHPMTQQNSRLEAYMACERFKEESPLCAQVGLFLAGSPQFNQQVRHFGLQLIEYTIKYKWNCITHEEKVYIKDNAIKMLNIGVGPAEDRSLMPLKNALSKIIVEMIKREWPQQWSDLLPELSQACTNGEAQTELVLMVFLRLVEDVALLQTIESNQRRKDMYQALNNNMNDIFEFFLRLVEQHVTAFRETTRLGNFHKANAHSRVVEMVLLTLSGFVEWVSIQHVMSNNGKLMHFLCILLNDKAFQSNAAECLAQITNRKGQAKERKPLMQLYNEEPLRYIFSSSQIPADTSSSLAIEQQHLFLKKLLAVLNGMNQQLVALWGKDESTQRPVHLEIMLECLLLLVQHPSLSVAHGAAQIWQLLLKHELCSKDFAMINYIPKLIHTIAPRIVKLPYPPASSPTSLTTESYIRMDYDSEEEFTLYFFRCRTDFLEIFRLATLVQPLITYGFCEQWLQSRLRNAVAESAGMSCSVLDPVYLEWDALVSVLDGVLSRILLVSERPSVPAGLRLLEDCLKLETTNPLIYSILLSCISALFVFLSMSSCQITSNNCVAMNGVTLLPRVLDKIFRALVLKPPNELEKVQVKSAKNLRRHAASLLVKLAHKYPLLLLPVFDQINNHVQLLLKEPNRHQLCRVMRTTLQEALILISNHFCDYERQTAFIEHIVLEKRSEWISFEEAFKSALHFMRFVGLDKPPVFAIDSDPSIPNRTRIIDALHVVLGVVKRCTWPDDPDRAQRGGFVIACTEVGNPICRNPATKHVVPVLSHVLTLMRVLNEMFTPEALAALSEGYRNIHGMLEHEKKLLMGICALPADPLDTTIKREPTAFEKMQTFMMLVTEGCYHLMGSAGPSLGRDLYQLNGMANAIITNVFSCMDIIPDYRMRPIIRVFFKPFVYSCPPIFYDDVLVPLFAHLTPLMCERLTRRWLYISSLYESGQLTGEVNDTQEVLEDQLNRTLTREYLDVLKIALVGGQIGSDHVASGGGGGTANVVAMENEEHSMDSAPQSRASQSALLSDIISDLGGKLLRNGLIGNYILMTLLKAIAWNDGMVNMKAVNIAAPVMRFLAAEHLMDENKAVSAFTAVLQGMQVHGQHEANQSGLITLGVQFYELLRPKFPILSEVLQHIPSVNAADIQKFDEKTAVAPVKGNKVDRAKKDIFKKLTAQLVGRSVNQLFRHEVQIANLPPMQPHKLKSTGNNIMDSNQNANLTKLFGSDK encoded by the coding sequence ATGGCACACCAGGCAGGCACAGAGGCCTTGGCTGCCGAACTGGCCAAGGCTGTGGAGGTGATAATGCATCCCATGACGCAGCAGAACTCTCGACTGGAGGCATACATGGCCTGCGAGCGATTCAAGGAGGAGTCGCCGCTGTGTGCACAGGTCGGCCTCTTTCTGGCCGGCTCGCCCCAGTTCAATCAGCAGGTGCGCCACTTCGGCCTGCAGCTGATCGAGTACACAATCAAATACAAATGGAATTGCATCACCCACGAAGAGAAGGTCTACATCAAAGACAATGCCATCAAGATGCTGAACATCGGTGTGGGCCCCGCGGAAGATCGCTCTCTGATGCCCCTGAAGAATGCCCTGTCCAAGATCATTGTCGAGATGATCAAACGCGAATGGCCGCAGCAGTGGTCGGACCTGCTGCCCGAGCTTAGCCAAGCCTGCACCAATGGCGAGGCCCAGACGGAGCTGGTCCTGATGGTCTTTCTGCGTCTGGTCGAGGACGTGGCCCTGCTGCAGACCATCGAGTCGAATCAGCGCCGCAAGGACATGTACCAGGccctcaacaacaacatgaacGACATCTTCGAGTTCTTTCTGCGGCTCGTCGAGCAACATGTGACGGCGTTTCGCGAAACCACGCGTCTGGGCAACTTTCACAAGGCCAACGCCCACAGCCGTGTGGTGGAGATGGTTCTCCTCACTCTCAGCGGGTTTGTGGAGTGGGTCAGCATCCAGCACGTGATGTCCAACAATGGCAAACTGATGCATTTCCTTTGCATTCTACTGAACGACAAAGCATTCCAGAGCAATGCGGCCgaatgcctcgcccagatcacCAATCGCAAGGGCCAGGCCAAGGAGCGGAAGCCCCTCATGCAGCTGTACAACGAGGAGCCGCTGCGCTACATCTTCTCATCCAGCCAGATACCGGCCGACACTAGTTCCTCGCTGGCCATCGAGCAGCAGCACTTGTTCCTCAAGAAGCTGCTGGCGGTGCTCAATGGCATGAACCAGCAGCTGGTGGCGCTGTGGGGCAAGGACGAGTCGACACAGCGTCCAGTGCATTTGGAGATAATGCTCgagtgcctgctgctgctagtgcAGCATCCATCGCTGAGCGTCGCCCATGGAGCCGCACAGATCTGGCAGCTGTTGCTCAAGCATGAGCTCTGCTCGAAGGACTTTGCCATGATCAACTACATTCCCAAACTGATCCACACGATTGCCCCGAGGATTGTGAAGCTGCCGTATCCGCCGGCCAGCTCGCCCACGAGCCTCACCACAGAGTCGTACATCCGCATGGACTACGACAGCGAGGAGGAGTTCACGCTGTACTTTTTTCGCTGCCGCACCGACTTTCTGGAGATCTTTCGCCTGGCCACCCTCGTCCAGCCCCTGATCACGTACGGCTTCTGCGAGCAGTGGCTGCAGTCGCGGCTCCGCAATGCCGTCGCCGAGAGCGCCGGGATGTCGTGCAGCGTACTGGATCCTGTCTACCTCGAATGGGATGCCCTCGTGAGTGTGCTGGACGGTGTGCTCAGCCGCATACTGCTCGTCTCGGAGCGTCCGTCGGTGCCGGCCGGCCTGCGCCTGCTGGAGGACTGCCTGAAGCTGGAGACCACCAATCCGCTGATCTACTCGATCTTGTTATCCTGCATATCGGCCCTGTTCGTCTTTCTCAGCATGTCCTCGTGCCAGATAACCTCCAACAACTGTGTGGCCATGAACGGAGTCACCCTGTTGCCCCGCGTCCTGGACAAGATCTTTCGCGCCCTCGTCCTGAAGCCGCCCAACGAGCTGGAAAAGGTGCAGGTCAAGTCGGCCAAGAATCTGCGCCGCCATGCCGCCTCGCTGCTGGTCAAGCTGGCCCACAAAtacccgctgctgctgctgcccgtcTTCGATCAGATCAACAATCACGTGCAGCTCCTGCTGAAGGAGCCCAACCGGCACCAGCTGTGCCGCGTGATGCGCACCACCCTGCAGGAGGCCCTGATCCTCATCTCCAATCACTTCTGCGACTACGAACGCCAGACGGCGTTCATTGAGCACATCGTGCTGGAGAAGCGGTCCGAGTGGATCTCCTTTGAGGAGGCCTTCAAGTCGGCGCTGCACTTTATGCGCTTCGTGGGCCTAGACAAGCCCCCCGTCTTTGCCATTGACAGCGATCCCTCGATTCCGAACCGGACGCGAATCATAGACGCCCTGCATGTGGTCCTGGGCGTTGTCAAGCGATGCACATGGCCCGACGATCCGGACCGGGCACAGCGCGGCGGCTTTGTGATCGCCTGCACCGAGGTGGGCAATCCCATTTGCCGCAATCCGGCCACCAAGCATGTGGTGCCGGTGCTCTCCCACGTTCTCACTTTGATGCGTGTCCTCAACGAGATGTTCACCCCCGAGGCGTTGGCCGCCCTCTCCGAAGGATACCGCAACATACACGGCATGCTCGAGCACGAAAAGAAGCTGCTGATGGGCATCTGCGCCCTGCCAGCCGATCCCCTGGACACCACCATCAAGCGGGAGCCGACCGCCTTCGAGAAGATGCAGACATTCATGATGCTGGTCACGGAGGGGTGCTACCATCTGATGGGCTCGGCGGGACCATCGCTGGGGCGCGATCTCTATCAATTGAATGGCATGGCAAATGCCATCATCACGAATGTCTTTAGCTGCATGGACATCATTCCGGACTACCGCATGCGCCCCATTATCCGGGTGTTCTTCAAGCCCTTCGTCTACTCCTGCCCGCCCATCTTCTACGACGACGTGCTGGTGCCCTTGTTCGCGCATCTGACGCCGCTGATGTGCGAACGCCTCACCAGACGCTGGCTATACATATCATCTCTGTACGAGAGCGGTCAGCTCACTGGCGAGGTCAATGATACCCAGGAGGTGCTCGAGGATCAGCTGAACCGCACCCTGACGCGTGAGTATCTCGATGTCTTGAAGATAGCGCTGGTGGGTGGCCAGATCGGGTCCGATCATGTGGcctctggcggcggcggcggcaccgCCAATGTCGTGGCCATGGAGAACGAGGAGCACTCGATGGACAGTGCCCCCCAGTCGCGGGCCTCCCAGTCGGCCCTCCTCTCGGACATAATCAGCGATCTGGGCGGGAAGCTGCTGCGCAACGGCCTCATCGGCAACTACATCCTGATGACCCTGCTGAAGGCGATCGCCTGGAACGATGGCATGGTCAACATGAAGGCCGTCAATATAGCGGCCCCAGTGATGCGCTTTCTGGCCGCCGAACATCTGATGGACGAGAACAAGGCGGTGAGCGCCTTCACGGCCGTCCTCCAGGGCATGCAGGTGCATGGCCAGCACGAGGCCAACCAGTCCGGCCTGATCACATTGGGTGTGCAGTTCTATGAGCTGTTGCGCCCCAAATTTCCGATCCTCAGCGAGGTGCTACAACACATTCCCAGCGTGAATGCGGCCGACATTCAGAAGTTCGATGAGAAAACCGCCGTGGCCCCCGTCAAGGGGAACAAGGTCGATCGCGCCAAGAAGGATATATTCAAGAAGCTGACGGCCCAGCTGGTGGGACGCAGTGTGAACCAGCTCTTCCGCCATGAGGTGCAGATCGCCAATCTGCCGCCGATGCAGCCGCACAAGCTCAAGTCCACGGGCAACAATATCATGGACAGCAATCAAAACGCCAATCTGACCAAGCTCTTTGGTTCGGATAAGTGA
- the LOC4815890 gene encoding CWF19-like protein 2 homolog, protein MSYIQFESGSDKEKARQQIREARAEMLEQAKERAGLIKKKELQKELRGESNWMLPAVAKKLDKPSSSSTKKAKKKKGKHKSKSKSSKVKKSSKKKSRKVQSSSDSDSDSDSDSSSSSSSSSSSEDQKQRKVRKKKKSKRSHNEDEWVERTPVLDNDTSKDKVEDTPVARDTWMTSDDLLLKTFSRIRKEPTKPNDKLQQIDAYDPAKSGRELNPYWKSNGTGLPGFQKPQDDDDDREAEPHSHSSRQSSSTRGWQKPSSKSHSHSQSPSAARRSRSSSESASSDEDTADKAAALPACLTDEQINELAGKAIKAEIMGNTERAAELNQQLKEARKVRADFLATGNMPPKTSARPKKSKASSSSSEHVLLTKTDQCGNVRPLVQSTSGTATDPNSLYGGRRGQKSRNKKVDTHVDGQRVRYFADDDRYDIKQMFEREKHATAAESNLQYADIVSKHKNPNDDLEDIFADKVRKNISEADVEKRELQSAIREANRLETSLTNCERCFDSPKLEKQLMVSMGKMIYLSLPWHVGLQGGHCILTTLQHISCSTQLDEDGWEELNDFRKALTRMFAAQRKDVIFYEIANKLHRRPHISVHCIPIPDSQGEMAPFYFKKAIEESEQEWCINKQLVSLRNKSLRAVIPKGLPYVWVHFGMDSGFAHVIEDEDRFPANFAQEIIGGMLELNPSTWRKPRKEQQSIVKVKSFAESWKKFDCTEEA, encoded by the exons ATGAGCTACATACAATTTGAAAGTGGCAGCGACAAAGAAAAGGCTCGCCAGCAGATAAGGGAAGCCCGCGCGGAGATGCTCGAACAGGCCAAGGAGAGAGCCGGCCTTATCAAGAAGAAGGAGCTTCAGAAGGAATTAAGGGGTGAAAGCAATTGGATGCTTCCAGCAGTGGCCAAGAAACTGGACAAGCCCTCAAGTTCCTCAACGAAAAaggccaagaagaagaaaggaAAGCACAAATCGAAGTCCAAGTCCTCAAAGGTAAAGAAGTCTTCGAAGAAAAAGAGCAGGAAGGTtcaaagcagcagcgacagcgatagTGACAGTGACAGCGACAGCTCTAGCTCTTCATCTTCGTCCTCATCCAGCGAAGACCAGAAGCAGCGCAAGGTACGCAAGAAAAAGAAGTCTAAAAGGAGCCACAACGAAGATGAGTGGGTGGAACGCACTCCCGTTTTGGATAACGATACGAGCAAGGATAAGGTAGAGGATACACCAGTGGCGCGCGACACTTGGATGACCAGTGACGACCTTTTGCTGAAAACCTTCTCCAGAATACGCAAGGAGCCTACCAAACCCAACGACAAGCTACAGCAGATCGATGCCTACGATCCGGCTAAGAGCGGACGCGAGCTGAATCCCTACTGGAAGAGCAATGGCACAGGCCTGCCAGGCTTCCAGAAACCAcaggacgatgatgatgatcgcGAGGCAGAGCCACATTCGCACAGCTCGAGGCAAAGCTCCTCGACACGAGGCTGGCAGAAGCCTTCATCCAAATCgcatagccatagccagagccccTCCGCAGCGAGAAGAAGCAGATCTTCTTCAGAAAGTGCCTCATCTGATGAAGATACTGCGGACAAGGCTGCTGCCCTTCCTGCCTGCCTAACGGACGAGCAAATCAATGAATTGGCCGGAAAAGCCATCAAAGCAGAGATCATGGGGAATACGGAGCGTGCAGCAGAACTCAACCAGCAGCTGAAAGAAGCACGCAAAGTACGGGCCGATTTCCTGGCCACTGGCAACATGCCGCCTAAGACATCCGCCAGGCCAAAGAAATCCAAGgcatcatcctcatcctcggaACATGTGCTGCTCACGAAAACCGATCAATGCGGCAATGTACGCCCCCTGGTGCAGTCCACatcaggcacagccacagacccCAACTCGCTATATGGAGGCCGCAGGGGTCAAAAAAGCCGCAACAAGAAGGTCGACACCCATGTGGATGGCCAACGGGTGAGATACTTCGCAGACGACGATCGTTACGACATCAAGCAGATG tTTGAGCGTGAGAAGCATGCAACGGCCGCCGAATCGAACCTGCAGTACGCCGACATTGTGTCCAAGCACAAGAACCCCAACGATGACCTGGAAGACATATTTGCGGACAAGGTTCGCAAAAATATCTCCGAGGCAGATGTCGAAAAGCGAGAGCTCCAGAGTGCCATACGGGAGGCCAACAGGCTGGAGACCAGCCTGACGAATTGTGAACGCTGCTTCGACTCGCCGAAGCTGGAAAAGCAGCTGATGGTCTCGATGGGGAAGATGATCTACCTCAGTCTGCCCTGGCATGTGGGTCTACAGGGTGGCCACTGCATTCTGACCACCCTGCAGCACATCTCCTGCTCCACGCAGCTGGACGAGGATGGTTGGGAGGAGCTGAACGACTTTCGAAAGGCCCTAACCCGTATGTTTGCTGCCCAGCGCAAGGATGTGATATTCTATGAGATTGCCAACAAACTGCACAGACGACCGCATATCAGTGTGCATTGCATACCCATACCCGACAGCCAGGGCGAGATGGCGCCCTTCTACTTCAAGAAGGCCATTGAGGAGTCCGAGCAGGAGTGGTGCATCAACAAGCAGCTGGTGTCGCTGCGCAACAAATCGCTGAGAGCAGTCATACCCAAGGGTCTCCCCTACGTCTGGGTACACTTTGGCATGGACTCGGGCTTTGCCCATGTCATCGAGGATGAAGATCGTTTCCCAGCGAATTTCGCACAG GAAATTATTGGTGGAATGCTTGAACTGAATCCAAGTACTTGGCGTAAGCCGCGAAAGGAGCAGCAGTCGATTGTGAAAGTGAAGTCGTTTGCCGAAAGCTGGAAAAAATTCGATTGTACCGAGGAAGCTTAA